In Erigeron canadensis isolate Cc75 chromosome 8, C_canadensis_v1, whole genome shotgun sequence, the DNA window GCTAAACAAACTAATTGGATTTCAAGGATCAGTGCAATGTACTGTAGGTCTATAATCAGTTATTGGTGTAATGATTTAAACAAACTAATTCACATTTTAAAACCAAGAAAGCGATTGCTGTAGCAAGCGAGGATACAAGACTTTCTGCTGTTCAAAAACTTTGTCCCTGCAAAATCGTTggaaaaatgttacaaaatacaaatagaaaagaaaaaaatggtaCGAGTACATAATAAGTATGGAGTGCAGAAAGATAAAATCGTACCTTTCAGCAATGGCCTTAACAAGGTCAGGTTTCAAGCGGCGGTCAACGAATTCCTCGAATCTTTGTATTTTTTCTTCCTTAAGTCTATCCATTTATCTACAGACAAGGATTCaaccaaattcaaatatatCCGAAAATACAACTTTATGTCATTGAAGTCATTGTCATACGTACACAAGAGGCGACAATATGGGTGGGTTGGATAACGGGTCAAAAGGAGACCAAATTAATTGGAGAAATCAACTTGCAGAAACGAAAGAAGAGAGACAAACCTGTTCGTAGGGAGAGGACGGGCTGCAGAAGTGAGCGCcgcagaaaaaaaaaaaaagtagaaaccGAACCACCACCGTCGGCGGAGCAGAAAGGAAACACCACCACAAACCACCGATTGCAGTCAGAGAGGAAAGAGGGGACCGAAATTTGCCCTAATTTTGTGAGAAGTGGCTGTTGATTTGTGGTGTCTGACTGTTGAAAATAACCAGGAGCAAAGAAAAAGAGACTTCtacatgagtttttttttatttttggaaaagaCCTCATAGGATGAAATCGCACAATGAAAAGTCTGaactaagcggatcttaaataacTTTCTTACCATATCATCTCttttattggaaaataccgtcgagAAAAACCTACTATGACTCGAACTCGAGACTTTGGAGTAAACTCCCTTGGGACACCGCATAACAGGTTTAGTGAAATACCCTGGCCACTGGAGTTTaacccataaaaaaaattaatggattataaaaagtttaaaagttttttttataaacatgcGAGCCAGCGTGATAACGTTAAATTTTTAACTAACATTTGTgtaaaaaaatgatatcatcataTCTACtcattttttgataatttaactttttttatacttaaagttataaaatataagttagagtaaattaaattaaattaattagataaggtaatttgtatatataaaacaaatttaattaagCGAATAGAAAAAACATATTTCAATAAAGACATTATAGGTACATTAAGTAAATGTTTAAAATAGTTAAGGAGATTGAAGGacatttttaatacattttttttaaaaggtcatGATCGAATATCACAATAGATGGTCTAGACTATattgtcttaatcgggtccaCGTTAGAAAATCTCATCAACTAATCCCTTATAAGAGGAAAAATTTCTAATAGTCCGCCTAAAAACACTACAACATATTAGGGGAAAACCTTACATTCTTAGTCTCCCCAAATCCAAACCCTAATAAAAGGAATTAGAAAGAAAGAAGGTCCCAGACTCCCAGGAAGCAGCCTGCATGCTACTGTGAAAATTGTGGGCTACTGGGCCAGGGCATGGGGCATTGAACTAGCGAAGTATTTGGGATTCTGACCATCGTAATGAAGGCTGATGAAACTGGCTTTTTCGTGAGTGCTCGTGCTCAAAGTATATCCATTTTCAATCTAGCTACAAGCAGTTCTGATCTTAAGGATCAAATTTCTAAATAGTATAATAGCCTCTGATATTCAAACTGAGGGGGCGCTTGGTTCAAATAAGGGGATGGGAAAGGCAAAAGGAAAGAGAATGCAAAGGAATACTATCATTGCATTAATACTGGTTGGTTGATACACTTCAATCATTATTCCTTGCCATTTTATAATACAGGTGCTGGTGATTGTGGtagttggtggtggtggcggcaagtggtgacaggtggtggtggtggcgacgacGATGGGTGGTCACAGGTGGCTGTATTGGCGACAAGTGGTGGTGACAGTGGTGGCgataggtggtggtggtgtggtgaTGGTGGCAGCCGATTGACTAATGTTGGTGGCAGATGGTGGTAGTGGGGACGACGAGCAGTGACAAggagtggtgatggtggtggtgataggtATTGGCGGTGCAACTATGGCggcaggtggtggtggtgacgacgagtgGTGACAAATGGTGGTGATAGTGGCggcaggtggtggtggtgataggtgttggtggtggtggtggtggtgactgaTGGTGGTGGCGACAAGTGGTGGTGATAGgaggtgatggtgatggtgatggtggtgtcaGGTGGGAGTGGTAGTGGTAGTGGTAATAGGTGGCGGCAGGTGGTGTTGGTAGAGACGACAAGTTGTGGTGGTGACGGATGGTCGTGGAGGTCGTGGCGgcaaatggtggtggtggtcaaatgatggtggtggtggcgatagTGGTAGTGACCTATGGTGGTAGTGAGGAATGAAGTGTGTTATCATTACCATTCCACCCAATTTACTAAGTACTCGTAATACTCCATTACCCATTATTGATTAATGATTGCATTACTTACACATAACCAAGCAtgattaattattgttttaccCATTCCTTACCCCATAATATCCTCAACCAAGCACCCAGTAGTCAGTAATATTCAAATTGTGCTTAAAAATAAACCAGAAATATCAAACAAATAGGTTGTAAGTCTCTCCAATCACCAAAGTGTTCAGTGTTCCCCATACCAACAATATACGGATGACTTGAAATATCTCAGTTATCAAAGTAACACAATATGGTACATAAGTACATCTACAAAAGCTAGTGGAAAGCGATGTATTTCAATATCGCCAAAATGCAccactttttctataaattaaaagTCCTAATCATACCATTCTTCATGTAGGTACAGATAAAAAGCCACTACAATTAAGCAGTCATCATGGATTCATGGTATACTTGACGAGCTTTCTTGTTGACATCCGCCAACAGATCACCATTATCAGCTTACAACTTCATCGGCATCACTTTGAGTCAAGCTACTCGGGGTTGGTTTTCTTTAGATTCACTTAAGAGCGAACCAAATAGTGGTGAAGCTCAAAGGTATATTTGTTATGGCAAATAAAAATATACCTACCTGACTATGACCAACCTTTGGTCCATACAGGAACTGAGTAAATGAGGGTACCCAGTGtaaatgatatgattatagTCGTCAATGCATATACACATGCTCGCCAAGGATGTGTACTATCTATCATGGCACCAAACTCAGCAATGAAGGTAGAAACAGTACTCAAACAACCACATAAACCGAATTGTATCCCTGTTGCCAcaatatcaaaatgttttcccTTCACCTGCACGATAATCCATAATTACACAAACATTAATTTGAGAGTGATGTAAGAATTAACATGCAGAACTTAGATGCACAATCAAATGAGAGAAAATATACCAGGTTTGCAACTAAAGATGCAAAATAATGTGAACTTACGTCTTTCTTCAATGTTGCAAAGGCTGCCATGATACATGAAGCAGCTACATTGGCAATTAATGTTCCAAAAGGCATCCATTTCATAATCTCCGTTTTTCCTAAACCCTGTCCATTGAGTTTTGCTAGATAGAACCTGATCCATACACCAACTGGTCCAACTATACAACCGAACCACAAGTAACTTGTACTGCTATCACCATTAAAACCTTTCTTTAGCAAAACGACACTCACACCCAATAGCAATCCCCACAGAATTACCATCACAACTATTAATATACTTTGACTCATGACGTTATTTACTTTATAGAGATAACACTTGGAACCTAGGTTTGTCTTGATTAAAGCACGCTTGAAAACTTTAGCAGTCCCAACCCCATATATGAAGGAACAGAAAACCAGAGATAAACCTACAAAGCAAAACTTGGATGAGAAAGGCCATAGGAAATTAGGAAGACAAGGCATGAATGCAAGTAACTTTTTTGGGGGTTTTACCTATCAAAAAACCAAGCACAGAGAATAGCCAACGATCGTTAACACTAAGCTCAAGCATTTTCTGATTCCAGCCACTAAATGTGGTGAGACTACCCAGGTAACCTGTTGTCAACCCGACAGCTAACTCAGTAGAAAATTTGGATATATCTCCTTTGAAAACAGTACCAAACCAGCCCATCAAGAATGAACCGACCTAGAATATGAAAGGAGATAGAAAGGAAGAATCAAAAGATGCTCAAAGTAATAGTGATATCATGCAGTGTTCGAAGCCATGAAGATAATATTGATTTTGGTTGAGTTTCTAACTTATATTGGAAAATAAAGTTCCACAACCCACAAGTTGAATGATTATATTCtcaatattttaaaatgtttcTTCAAATAAATCATTAGCATCCTTCCTAACTAAGAGTGTTATATATTAAGTCACTATTTCATTACTCTATCAGATTCCATTAAGTGTAAGAATATGTGCTATTATGTTAGGAGTAGAGTAAGAGAGAGattgaaaaaaaagaatgatACCATATTGGGAGGAAGATCAACATACATATAGCTCTGATCACTTGTGGCACCACCCACGTCTGGACCAAATAATTTTTCCAGTAGGTACCTTGTCAATACCTGCGTAGTAAGAGCAAATTCAGTTCCTTGCATGAGAGACAAATCAAATTGCAAATGTTGTTTCCAGCATAGAAACACTAACACATTATCATAGAGATAACAATTACAGAAAGCATAAAAATGTGGAAACAAAGGGACACCATCTGAACTGAATAGGaaacaaaatctaaaaaataagaATCTTAGTGATAACTTGCTTGCATATAATTGGATTGTATGaataatataatcaaatttaaataaGTGTTAAACGAATAAACGGATAGTACATTTGTACATGTGACCTCCCAAATCAATTGATGTATCTTCCTCAATTCACACTGTTCAGCTAAGAAGATATGATGCCTTCCACAAAGTTTTATTAATCTTTGTGTTTTCGATTTAGACCTAAGTGTGTAACTATGTATCCATACATGTATGCTATAATTTGTGATTCCTTAACAGGTTATACATTCAAAGTTGGAGATACACTAGGAATCATATTGTATAAGTTGAAGAAAACTATCTGTTGACCCAAAGGAACAAACAAACATAAGGTGGTTTAGAACATTACCCCAAGAATGCCTAGTACAGCAAGATGAATACGTGATGACACATACGTCAAGAACCATGGCAACTCTTTTTTGCACTCCTGCATATTTATAGTTAAAGATGATGTGCAACCATATCAAAATCACAAAATGCCAAGAAAACTCACTTCACACTGTTCCTTGTCATGCAGTATTGGATCCGGTGAGGCAGTTGGAAGTTGTGATTCTTTAAGAGAATGTTCTTCAATGGGAACTATCGGACGTTCTGCAAGATTCTCAAAAGAAAACTTGGACCTGCCACTCCCACTATATCTTTTACTATTAAGTTCCCTATCTCCAATATCTCCGGCCTCTGAGACACTGTCATCGTCAGCTTCATGGTGGCCACCTCCTGAAAAATTGAAAGACTGACGTCTAAAAGAAGAATTTGTACTGCTAATTCTACTAAACGATCCACTTCTTCTTGGCTCAGAGTCATTGCGCCCATAATCCATAATGCTTGTTTAAAACTTTTTCCTACTGCAATAGCTTTGCAAACAAATAATTTACGCTACaatattttagtcatatataacAAGGCAATCATGGACGTATTAAAATAATATGGACCTTAACTACTCCACTTAATCATAACAAACCAGCAAGGACataatttcataaattataacAAGTGACGACACCTACTACATTGCTCAAAAtgcatataattatttttacgcATAGCAATGACAAAATAAGTTtgctaaactatatatattattacaaaaaGTACTAATTACAATGGGTAAAAAATCTATGTTAGGTTAGTGGTCAGACATCATACTAAGGTTGTCAGAGACATAAAAGATACGAAAAAAAGAGGTTGAAAAGGCAGCAAAACAAAAGCCAGACCAATAAACCATCAAATCCAGTTTCCCAACCAATTAAATTCACACaaaaaagttttttgttttttatatttgaaagGCTCACACAAAAAAGTTATTGTCAATCAATCATAACCTTGAACGTAAAGAAAAATTATGTTCTTTTTTACAGAAATTATAGATGCGTTTGTAGTTACATATATGAAAGTTTTTCTAGTTACTCATTTTCACTTatctaaaaaattattaaaaacgcGTTTGGTATATATTACATTTTTGGAAAAGAGTTTCTAGTGAGTTTTCAGTTTTCAATGgaaaatttctttaaaaaaattgattgtATGTCAACACTTTTTCTGTATTTCGAGTTTTCTACAACAAAACATGCCGTAAGTGAATCTAAATCTGAATATGATATTATGAACTCACTGGCTcatattactattatatatattgtttgtttaaagggtaaaaaacaaaaaaaaaagtggcgAGATTGCATCATCGTCATCATAAAGCAAAACTTTTCATGTTAcctttttgtaattaattaatccatattatatataaaacaaatctgTTAGTGTATGAACTATTACTATTATAAGATGAAAAATATACGTATATAAATATGTGAAAATGATAAGCATGTATCTATAATAACACAGctgaaattaaaagttaaatgaCAAATTAATAGAGAAATATGGGGTGTGTGTATAAATCCACCTTAAAGAAAATAGACACGAGCAGATTACAAAGGTCGTACGTGGATTATCAGCAATTCATAAATCGTTGACAAGGCGGttgattgtttgtttgtttgtttgttagtCTTAttttctacaatatatatatagtttttgttggtttttttgttgtatttaaataaaatttccGAAGTCGCATAAATCACTTTAcggaagaagaaaaaaggaatTTGGAAAGCGATCGAATTGGTTGGACTTTCACGTGTAAAAAGATTAAACTAGCTACAAcctaatcttttttatttaggGAGATTCAACGTTATCATCTTGAGTGGTTAATTTTGAATGATGTTTAATTCAATTTAACTTTTGAAAAGAGTGAAAAGATCATTTGCAAacttaatttcttgtgaaaacCAGAAAACAGATCATAGCCATCCATCCATCATGATCAACGGCTGAGATTAAAACTTAGTTCCTAAATACAAATTTAACACGGAGGgctatttttgtcttttcacccCGCGAACAAACCCCCCCAAACACCAACTGTTTCCCTTCTTTCTCACAATTTTCATATCTGATACTTTGAAACCCTAATTCTCTCTCATTTCTCTCTCGTTTCTCTCTCGTTTCTCTGATCAGAATCTTCTCCGGCGGCGTGTATCATCAATCGTACTATTCGATTAATCGAGTTTAGTTTCGTTTTCCACCAACTATCATCTTAATTTCTCTCGCTCTCCCTGTTTCTCCGCCCTAATTTCTCCGGCGGCGTGTATCATCAATCTTCTCCGGCCTCGTTTTTTTCCGGCCGCCGtgtattatcatcattaattcTCGATTAATCGAGTTTAATCGATTGTAATCTCGTTTTTGACGTCTAAAAATGGTGAAATTGTCTCAATCTTCCACGCCTAATAAGAAACGATCTATGACGGTCAAACCGGAAGTTATATCCATCAAGTCTTCTATTGAATCTGGTATAATTTCTAACTATTCtaccttttattttatgaatttagatttaatcttttttttaggttatttttttgcatttttaGCTATATTTCTGACATTATTCTGTATTTTTTGACTGGATTTATACTGTATATGTGTGATGTTAGTTAATTCTGTTATTTAGATATGTATCTTATAAGAAATTTGTGCTTGATTAGTTTAATGAACCTTATCTAGTTCTGAATTATTGTAATTGGCTAGGTTTTGTATGGAATATCAGTTTAGTTATTTCGTGTTAAAGCggataaagaaattaaaatagtttttttcaCACAACTAATTCAACCTATACAAATATGTGACATGTTTTAGAGAATACAGTTGTGTTCACTGATAAAATCTCAAATTACGACGTAGCACATTATACTAAATAGGAACAAGTTATCAATGTCATTTGCTACTTCGATGGACCCATATTTTGATTGTTCCATCGCCAATAGGACCTGCAGAAGCAATTATGTTGTCTTTCGGTTGTCAATTTACAGAAATAACTTGATTAGTATGGCATTCTAACTTCTGCAGCTAGTTTTTCGTCTGTAGAATCCAAATGTACACACATGTTTTGTATAATTCCAAATGTTTTGTTCACATGACTTGTATAATTCTTCAAGAACTTTCAAGTTGAGTAGTTCAAAAGCTTCTGCATTCATGATAATAGAACAGTACAGTCAGGAGCTGAAGTCACTCAAATCACACACTTACTGTCTTTTCATTATTTCATTCATgattataaaacacaatgtttTCTGAATTAGAAACACCTTGTGTATGGCCATTGTAAGAACTATCTAATTCAAAACACAATGTTTTATGAATTAGAAACACCTAGTGTATGGCCATTGTAAGAACTATCTAattcaaaacacaatgtgttctGAATTAGAAACACCTTGTTCATGGCCATTGTAAGAACTATCTAattcaaaacacaatgtgttctGAATTAGAAACACCTTGTGCATGGCCATTGTAAGAACTATCTAATTCAAAACACAATATGTTCTGAATTAGAAACACCTTGTGCATGACCATTGTAAGAACTATCTAattcaaaacacaatgtgttctGAATTAGAAACACCTTGCGTATTGGGCCTTTGGCCCACTATAgaatttaattttcaacacatatttgtaagaagttttttttgttaatttgaaTAGTTTGTTGCGTAATTtttatgtcttttgtttgtttgttttttttttagatgaaACAAGTCATAAACCAGATTCTAAAAGACTGAAGCAAAACATTGTTAAAATCGAGGATGATAAGGAAGATATCATCCGTAATATTAGATTAAGGACATCACCAGCTCAATTTTCTGCTGTGATGACTTCTTTGAATCGTATTCAACGTCAGTTTGTTGAAGAAATTGGATTCAGTAGTCTTTTAGGTTTTAGTATAGATTCTCTTCCTGGAAAGTTGGTGTATTATGTTGTTGACAACTTTGATAGGAAAGACATGGTTATTAGAACGAGTAAAGGGGACATAAAATGCGACAGGCAAGCTGTCCATGATGTTTTTGGACTTCCCATGGGTTCAACAAACATTTTTGACATTGAAGAAAGTTCAAGTGATGCTTTAGAGAAAGAA includes these proteins:
- the LOC122610987 gene encoding fluoride export protein 1-like produces the protein MDYGRNDSEPRRSGSFSRISSTNSSFRRQSFNFSGGGHHEADDDSVSEAGDIGDRELNSKRYSGSGRSKFSFENLAERPIVPIEEHSLKESQLPTASPDPILHDKEQCEECKKELPWFLTYVSSRIHLAVLGILGVLTRYLLEKLFGPDVGGATSDQSYMYVDLPPNMVGSFLMGWFGTVFKGDISKFSTELAVGLTTGYLGSLTTFSGWNQKMLELSVNDRWLFSVLGFLIGLSLVFCSFIYGVGTAKVFKRALIKTNLGSKCYLYKVNNVMSQSILIVVMVILWGLLLGVSVVLLKKGFNGDSSTSYLWFGCIVGPVGVWIRFYLAKLNGQGLGKTEIMKWMPFGTLIANVAASCIMAAFATLKKDVKGKHFDIVATGIQFGLCGCLSTVSTFIAEFGAMIDSTHPWRACVYALTTIIISFTLGTLIYSVPVWTKGWS